In Tubulanus polymorphus chromosome 8, tnTubPoly1.2, whole genome shotgun sequence, one genomic interval encodes:
- the LOC141909801 gene encoding uncharacterized protein LOC141909801: protein MIQGLEEELLEVKKSNKEKNEKIHLYEQELKRIRHQNPQDVNCKAKTADISLISPNFSDELPLVDIPMQTKQTFDEGDVLLVDWTRFGIYLAAVDSTKNLNSCQKHICKRPSHNFSDALETRVLNKEDVQSMKSVDLKMVICKVPNARREDDAIVGVDYIWVHAMVKKYTSQHS, encoded by the exons ATGATACAAGGCTTAGAAGAAGAATTGTTGGAAGTAAAG aagtctaataaggaaaaaaacgaaaagatTCATCTCTATGAACAG GAATTGAAAAGGATTCGGCATCAAAATCCACAAGATGTAAATTGTAAAG CGAAAACGGCAGACATATCGCTGATTTCCCCAAATTTTAGTGATGAACTGCCATTAGTTGACATTCCCATGCAGACGAAGCAAACG TTCGATGAAGGCGACGTCCTCCTTGTCGACTGGACAAGATTTGGAATCTATTTGGCAGCAGTTGATTCCACAAAAAATCTCAATTCCTGCCAAAAGCATATATGCAAAAGACCGTCGCATAACTTCAGTGACGCCTTAGAAACAAGAGTCCTCAACAAAGAGGACGTGCAAAGTATGAAGTCGGTCGACCTGAAGATGGTCATTTGCAAGGTGCCGAATGCCAGGCGAGAGGACGACGCAATAGTTGGTGTAGATTACATTTGGGTACACGCCATGGTTAAAAAATACACCTCCCAACATTCttaa
- the LOC141910024 gene encoding uncharacterized protein LOC141910024, which yields MIEGWSKGHIKGQKYETIDRNGEKRKTLVPFGSRKVKSLVSLPVPDMMAIMKDITNGKIDQKDIIPLCSSRARVTKTTAAKTREPAVEREKNEQAENEQNRANLDRRVTGELEVDQSSFAEDMDMEDDPSVFIEKEHASISQELQSTFIDGNKRRRPRHDLEISHVLPTKSLRLQASKS from the exons ATGATCGAAGGATGGTCGAAGGGGCATATCAAAGgccaaaaatatgaaacaatcGACAGGAATGGCGAAAAAAGGAAAACATTGGTACCTTTTGGGTCAAGGAAGGTCAAATCTTTGGTATCATTACCTGTACCGGATATGATGGCTATCATGAAGGATATTACCAACGGAAAAATCGACCAAAAAGACATTATTCCATTATGCAGTAGTAGAGCCAG GGTTACTAAGACTACAGCTGCTAAGACTAGGGAA CCTGCCGTAGAACGAGAGAAGAATGAACAAGCTGAAAATGAG CAAAACAGAGCAAATTTAGATCGACGAGTCACCGGAGAG TTGGAAGTTGACCAGTCATCATTTGCAGAAGATATGGATATGGAAGACGACCCTAGTGTCTTCATA gaaAAAGAACACGCATCAATCAGCCAAGAG CTTCAGAGTACCTTTATTGATGGCAATAAACGAAGACGTCCGCGCCACGATTTAGAG ATATCCCATGTTCTACCTACGAAGAGTTTACGCTTACAGGCAAGTAAATCTTag